A section of the Kribbella sp. HUAS MG21 genome encodes:
- a CDS encoding serine hydrolase domain-containing protein, translating into MNAFVAALTAVAVGTCFPSDQLDSLVTSGSASAALLTVDTSDGSRSDAAGAAQPSGYFRIGSVTKTFVATVVLQLVDEGKVELDAPLDRYLPGLVPNGQNITVRQVLNHRSGIYDYAHDAGFSTNRWRGTERFRHFEPEELLSVAFGHQPYFGPDEGWHYSNTNYIIAGLLIERLTGRSYGTEITNRILKPLRLADTSLPGDRPGLPRPHARGYTEVDGRLVDATMMNPSLDWAAGEMISTAQDVNTFFEALLGGRLLTAESLTQMRDYRAATPLFDYGPGLQRFHLPCGQTIEGHSGQLIGYTTYSLHNTTKQATLSYNPLPNTDPATTLISLFSHLYC; encoded by the coding sequence ATGAACGCATTCGTAGCCGCCCTTACCGCTGTTGCCGTTGGCACCTGTTTTCCGTCGGACCAGCTGGACTCGCTCGTGACCAGCGGCAGTGCCTCCGCCGCTCTGCTGACTGTTGACACGTCCGACGGTAGCCGGAGCGATGCCGCTGGGGCCGCGCAGCCGTCGGGGTACTTCCGTATCGGCAGTGTCACCAAGACGTTCGTGGCGACTGTGGTCCTGCAGTTGGTGGACGAAGGCAAGGTGGAGCTGGACGCACCGCTCGACCGGTATCTTCCCGGGCTCGTGCCGAACGGTCAGAACATCACCGTCCGGCAGGTGCTCAACCATCGCAGCGGGATCTACGACTACGCGCACGACGCCGGCTTCTCCACCAACCGCTGGCGTGGGACCGAGCGGTTCCGGCACTTCGAGCCCGAGGAGTTGCTGTCGGTTGCCTTCGGCCACCAACCGTACTTCGGACCGGACGAGGGCTGGCACTACTCGAACACCAACTACATCATCGCGGGGCTGCTGATCGAACGGTTGACCGGACGGTCCTACGGCACCGAGATCACCAACCGGATCCTGAAGCCGCTGCGGCTCGCTGACACCAGCTTGCCCGGCGACCGTCCTGGACTCCCCCGTCCACACGCGCGCGGCTACACGGAGGTCGACGGCCGGCTGGTCGACGCGACGATGATGAACCCGTCCCTCGACTGGGCCGCCGGGGAGATGATCTCCACCGCACAGGACGTGAACACGTTCTTCGAAGCACTCCTGGGCGGCCGCCTGCTGACCGCCGAGTCCCTGACCCAGATGCGCGACTACCGAGCCGCCACGCCTCTCTTCGACTACGGACCAGGCCTGCAACGCTTCCACCTACCCTGCGGCCAAACCATCGAAGGCCACAGCGGCCAACTCATCGGCTACACGACATACTCCCTACACAACACGACGAAGCAGGCAACGCTGTCCTACAACCCACTCCCGAACACCGACCCCGCAACCACCCTCATCTCCTTGTTCAGCCACCTCTACTGCTGA
- a CDS encoding carbohydrate kinase family protein produces MTVRSTQVRLVCVGDLVEDVVVWPDGATRSGTDNPARIHRARGGAAANVAVFASSLGVPTRFVGRVGDDLVGTSLVRELTDAGVDAKVQRRGRTGTIVLLVDASGERTMYPDRGAAAELGDVPDDWLSGASAVHLSAYSLTGPPLAVLRRASAIAHAEGAIVSVDASSVALIDAIGPARFRELVADLRPTYVFANGVEADAAGLRDLASTIVVKNGVDPTEIHGAVSAAVPVAPVGEVRDTTGAGDAFTAGFLAAVLAGAEPVEATEAGHTLAGQVLSNPGATLTSQENGAAR; encoded by the coding sequence GTGACAGTCAGGTCCACACAGGTTCGTTTGGTGTGCGTCGGCGATCTGGTCGAAGACGTGGTCGTCTGGCCGGACGGCGCGACCAGGTCCGGCACCGACAACCCGGCGCGGATCCACCGGGCCCGGGGCGGCGCGGCTGCGAACGTCGCTGTCTTCGCGAGCAGCCTGGGCGTGCCGACCAGGTTCGTCGGGCGGGTCGGCGACGACCTTGTCGGGACGTCGCTGGTACGAGAGCTCACCGACGCCGGCGTCGACGCGAAGGTGCAGCGGCGCGGGCGGACCGGGACGATCGTGCTGCTCGTCGACGCGTCCGGCGAGCGCACGATGTACCCGGACCGCGGTGCCGCGGCCGAGCTGGGCGACGTACCCGACGACTGGTTGTCCGGGGCAAGCGCTGTTCATCTCTCGGCGTACTCGCTGACCGGCCCACCGCTCGCCGTGTTGCGCCGGGCGTCGGCGATCGCCCATGCCGAAGGCGCGATTGTCAGCGTCGACGCGTCCTCGGTCGCGCTCATCGACGCGATCGGTCCGGCGCGCTTCCGTGAGTTGGTCGCGGACCTGCGGCCGACGTACGTCTTCGCGAACGGTGTCGAGGCCGACGCTGCCGGCCTTCGCGACCTCGCTTCGACGATTGTGGTCAAGAACGGTGTGGATCCGACCGAGATTCACGGCGCGGTCTCCGCGGCCGTCCCGGTGGCGCCGGTCGGCGAGGTGCGCGACACGACCGGAGCGGGTGATGCGTTCACGGCCGGATTCCTGGCCGCGGTGCTCGCCGGCGCCGAACCCGTCGAGGCGACCGAGGCCGGTCATACCCTTGCCGGGCAGGTGCTGAGCAATCCCGGCGCCACGCTGACGAGCCAAGAGAACGGAGCTGCCAGGTGA
- a CDS encoding DUF58 domain-containing protein: protein MTDDLLAGRERALRALELSVKRKLEGFLHGEITGLRTGPGSEPNEARPYQAGQDDVRRMDWNVTARSLEAHVRAPLAERELETWALLDASASMDFGTAASEKRDLAIAIVGAVGLLADRPGNRLGIRIALGDELRRLPAAGGAVQLRRSLRTLLSLPRATPGAVPRTDLGRAISRFDREHTRPGLRVVVSDFHEDDWADPLRRLTARHEVIAVEVLDPRELELPDVGLLTLVDPETGRRREIQTANRKLRRRYADAMTAHRDRTARAIRAAGAAHLVLRTDQDWVRDVAAFTNARRRAGVRRHPTGRTGIR, encoded by the coding sequence GTGACCGACGACCTGCTGGCGGGCCGGGAGCGGGCCTTGCGCGCACTGGAACTGTCGGTGAAGCGCAAGCTCGAAGGGTTCCTGCACGGCGAGATCACCGGGCTGCGCACCGGTCCCGGCAGCGAACCCAACGAGGCGCGGCCGTACCAGGCGGGCCAGGACGACGTACGACGGATGGACTGGAACGTCACCGCCCGGTCGTTGGAGGCGCACGTGCGCGCGCCGCTGGCCGAACGGGAGCTGGAGACGTGGGCGCTGCTCGACGCGTCGGCCAGCATGGACTTCGGGACCGCGGCGAGTGAGAAGCGGGACCTCGCGATCGCGATCGTCGGGGCGGTCGGTCTGCTGGCCGACCGCCCCGGCAACCGGCTCGGGATCCGGATCGCGCTGGGCGACGAGCTGCGCCGGCTGCCCGCGGCCGGCGGCGCCGTCCAGCTCCGCCGGTCGCTGCGCACACTGCTGTCGTTGCCGCGGGCAACACCTGGCGCAGTGCCGCGGACCGACTTGGGTCGCGCGATCAGCCGGTTCGACCGCGAACACACCCGCCCCGGCCTGCGCGTCGTCGTGTCGGACTTCCACGAGGACGACTGGGCCGATCCACTGCGGCGACTGACCGCCCGCCACGAGGTCATCGCCGTCGAGGTCCTGGACCCGCGCGAACTCGAACTGCCCGACGTCGGCCTACTCACGCTGGTCGACCCGGAGACCGGGCGCCGCCGGGAGATCCAGACCGCCAACCGCAAACTCCGCCGCCGGTACGCCGACGCGATGACCGCGCACCGCGACCGGACCGCCCGGGCGATCCGCGCGGCCGGCGCCGCGCATCTGGTCCTGCGCACCGACCAGGACTGGGTCCGCGACGTCGCCGCGTTCACCAACGCGCGGCGCCGGGCCGGCGTCCGGCGGCACCCGACCGGGAGGACCGGTATCCGATGA
- a CDS encoding trypsin-like peptidase domain-containing protein, whose amino-acid sequence MGTLVLSIAAGGLAGAVTADQQPAASIDLPQAAAPPAAAQGSITAAAASVLPGVVSVRAGRATGSGFAIDQEGHVVTNAHVVEGAADVSLVLSNGRTVDANVIGSDTDNDLAVLRVSPSDAEGLRALTLGRSAQLRVGDPVLAVGSPLGLEGTVTAGIVSAVNRQARFGNDGTRQSAIQTDAAINPGNSGGPLVNSAGQVVGVNTAIATLGTSRSGNIGIGFAIPVDRMTSIVENMLD is encoded by the coding sequence GTGGGCACGCTGGTGCTGTCGATCGCCGCCGGTGGGCTGGCGGGTGCGGTGACAGCAGACCAGCAGCCCGCGGCATCGATCGACCTACCGCAGGCCGCCGCACCGCCCGCCGCCGCACAGGGCTCGATCACCGCGGCCGCCGCGAGCGTGCTCCCCGGAGTGGTGTCGGTACGCGCCGGCCGCGCAACCGGATCCGGCTTCGCGATCGATCAGGAAGGACACGTCGTGACGAACGCCCACGTGGTGGAAGGAGCCGCCGATGTATCCCTGGTCCTGTCGAACGGACGTACGGTCGACGCGAACGTCATCGGATCCGACACGGACAACGACCTCGCCGTACTCCGGGTCTCCCCGTCGGACGCCGAGGGACTGCGCGCGCTCACGCTCGGCCGGTCCGCACAGCTGCGGGTCGGCGACCCGGTGCTCGCGGTCGGCTCACCCCTCGGACTGGAAGGAACGGTGACCGCCGGCATCGTCAGCGCCGTCAACCGCCAGGCCCGCTTCGGCAACGACGGCACCCGCCAGTCCGCGATCCAGACCGACGCCGCCATCAACCCCGGCAACTCCGGCGGCCCACTCGTGAACTCCGCCGGCCAGGTCGTAGGCGTCAACACCGCCATAGCCACCCTAGGCACCTCCCGCTCCGGCAACATCGGCATCGGCTTCGCGATCCCCGTGGACCGAATGACCTCAATCGTCGAAAACATGCTCGACTGA
- a CDS encoding pseudouridine-5'-phosphate glycosidase — MIEPSVSDDVAQALAAKRAVVALESTIFSNLGLPAPANAEALELCKQAVLAHGAVPAVTAILDGRPQVGLSPDREKRVLEGSRKVAERDLAVAQAQRWEVGVTTVSATVALAHAVGIPVFATGGIGGVHRGATGDISADLDAIANHPVITVCAGAKAFLDLPRTLEYLETAGVPVLGWQHDWFPAFYTRSSGLPIPHRVDDERTVCDVLRFRARPDTGVLLTAPIPVEDEIPAERIDAVLTAALAASAEAGVAGPAVTPYVLARIEKETDGDSIPANLALARNNATLAARIAVALASV, encoded by the coding sequence GTGATCGAGCCCAGTGTGTCCGACGACGTGGCGCAGGCCCTGGCGGCGAAGCGCGCCGTCGTCGCGCTCGAGTCGACGATCTTCTCCAACCTCGGCCTCCCGGCGCCCGCGAACGCGGAGGCGCTCGAGCTCTGCAAGCAGGCCGTTCTGGCCCATGGCGCCGTACCGGCCGTGACCGCGATCCTCGACGGGCGGCCGCAGGTCGGTCTCTCGCCGGACCGGGAGAAGCGCGTGCTGGAAGGGAGCCGCAAGGTCGCCGAGCGAGACCTCGCAGTGGCGCAGGCGCAGCGCTGGGAGGTCGGGGTCACGACTGTTTCGGCCACCGTTGCTCTGGCGCACGCGGTCGGCATCCCGGTGTTCGCGACCGGCGGCATCGGCGGCGTACACCGTGGCGCCACGGGCGACATCTCGGCCGATCTCGACGCGATCGCCAACCATCCCGTCATCACGGTCTGCGCGGGCGCGAAGGCGTTCCTCGATCTGCCGCGCACGCTCGAGTACCTCGAGACGGCCGGCGTTCCCGTGCTGGGCTGGCAGCACGACTGGTTCCCGGCGTTCTACACGCGGTCGAGCGGGCTGCCGATCCCGCATCGCGTCGACGACGAGCGGACGGTGTGCGACGTACTGCGTTTCCGCGCCAGGCCGGACACCGGCGTACTGCTGACCGCTCCGATTCCGGTCGAGGACGAGATCCCGGCCGAACGCATCGACGCCGTACTCACGGCTGCGCTGGCTGCGAGTGCCGAGGCAGGGGTCGCGGGTCCGGCTGTGACGCCGTACGTCCTGGCCCGGATCGAGAAGGAGACTGACGGCGACAGTATCCCGGCCAATCTTGCGCTGGCTCGCAACAATGCCACCCTCGCCGCCCGCATCGCCGTGGCCCTCGCGTCTGTGTGA
- a CDS encoding amidohydrolase family protein, whose amino-acid sequence MIIDAHQHVWDRDRSPYQWLGPQVPQWNRTFTFEELRPHLVRNGVDATVLVQSDDHDGDTDLMLEVAARHPEVAAIVAYVPLDRPDRAAERLTELRKDPRVVGIRNLIHDLPDPDWILRPEVDEGLSVLEEASVTFDYVAVLPRHLEHVPTLSERHPELRIVIDHLAKPPIGAESREPWWTLIETAARNPLVHAKISGLYPEDGTWESVRPFVDRAVEVFTPSRLMYGGDWPISTASGGYDEVFTGLSGVLASLSDADRDEIYSGTARRFYRIDDSLLG is encoded by the coding sequence ATGATCATCGACGCACACCAGCACGTCTGGGACCGCGACCGCTCGCCGTACCAGTGGCTCGGGCCGCAGGTGCCGCAGTGGAACCGCACCTTCACGTTCGAGGAGCTGCGTCCGCACCTGGTCCGCAACGGCGTCGACGCGACGGTGCTGGTCCAGTCCGACGACCACGACGGCGACACCGACCTGATGCTCGAGGTGGCGGCGCGGCATCCCGAGGTCGCGGCGATCGTGGCCTACGTCCCGCTCGACCGTCCGGACCGCGCGGCCGAGCGGCTCACGGAGCTGCGCAAGGATCCGCGAGTCGTCGGCATCCGGAACCTGATCCACGACCTGCCGGACCCGGACTGGATCCTCCGGCCCGAGGTCGACGAGGGGTTGTCGGTCCTCGAGGAGGCGAGCGTCACGTTCGACTATGTCGCCGTACTGCCTCGGCATCTCGAACACGTGCCGACGCTCTCCGAGCGGCACCCGGAGCTGCGGATCGTGATCGACCATCTCGCGAAGCCGCCGATCGGCGCGGAGTCCCGCGAGCCGTGGTGGACGCTGATCGAGACGGCCGCGCGGAACCCGCTCGTGCACGCCAAGATCTCGGGGCTGTACCCGGAGGACGGGACCTGGGAGTCGGTCCGGCCGTTCGTGGACCGGGCCGTGGAGGTCTTCACGCCGAGCCGGCTGATGTACGGCGGCGACTGGCCGATCTCGACCGCTTCCGGCGGGTATGACGAGGTGTTCACGGGCCTGTCCGGCGTGCTCGCGTCGCTCTCGGACGCGGACCGGGACGAGATCTACTCGGGTACGGCCCGCCGGTTCTACCGGATCGACGACAGCCTGCTCGGCTGA
- a CDS encoding response regulator transcription factor, with product MRLLVVEDEEGLVSALRSGLGRAGYAVDAATTGAEATEKLATTAYDLAILDITLPDTSGLDLCRAVRRGEIEVASGRELRVLMLTARASLADRVRGLDEGADDYLTKPFALVELLARIRALLRRDVTNGTTQLHVGDLVLDSSRHLVTRSGRELSLTLKEFGVLRYLMSRPGHVVSAEELLEHVWDENADPFTQSVRVTVGTLRRKLTQNGEEPVLETVIGRGYRLRGDS from the coding sequence GTGCGACTACTCGTGGTGGAGGACGAAGAAGGCCTGGTCAGCGCGTTGCGCTCGGGACTCGGCCGGGCCGGGTACGCCGTCGACGCGGCGACCACCGGCGCCGAGGCGACGGAGAAGCTCGCGACCACGGCGTACGACCTGGCGATCCTCGACATCACGCTGCCGGACACCAGCGGGCTCGACCTGTGCCGCGCGGTCCGCCGGGGCGAGATCGAGGTGGCGTCGGGCCGCGAGCTGCGGGTCCTGATGCTGACCGCCCGCGCTTCGCTGGCCGACCGGGTCCGCGGGCTCGACGAGGGCGCGGACGACTACCTGACCAAGCCGTTCGCGCTGGTCGAGCTGCTCGCCCGGATCCGCGCGCTGCTGCGCCGCGACGTCACCAACGGCACCACCCAGCTGCACGTCGGCGACCTGGTCCTCGACTCCTCGCGGCATCTCGTCACCCGGTCCGGCCGCGAGCTGTCGCTGACGCTCAAGGAGTTCGGCGTACTGCGGTATCTGATGTCGCGTCCCGGCCACGTCGTGTCGGCCGAGGAGCTGCTCGAACACGTCTGGGACGAGAACGCGGACCCGTTCACCCAGAGCGTCCGGGTGACTGTCGGGACCCTGCGCCGCAAGCTCACCCAGAACGGCGAGGAGCCGGTCCTGGAAACCGTGATCGGCCGCGGCTACCGCCTCCGAGGTGACTCATGA
- a CDS encoding VWA domain-containing protein has product MRFEQPLWLWLLGLVAALVVAYLIAQRRRTKYAVRFATLPMLEKVAPQRPGWRRHAPAAAFLAALTVLTIAIARPVADIRVPRERATVLVAMDVSNSMAATDVAPNRFEVAKQAATQFVEELPEQFNVGLVSFARTATVVSAPSTDHQATVAAINSLQLSDSTAIGEAVLTGLQAVRTIDPEDPPPSRIVLLSDGGNTAGRPIDEAAEAATQAGVPVSTIAYGTAEGTVNLEGRDIPVPADTEALRGLAEATSGSFYEAASDEQLRDVYADLQSSIGWTTEPREITNLVAGGALAAALLAALASLLWFSRLP; this is encoded by the coding sequence ATGAGATTCGAGCAACCCCTCTGGCTCTGGCTGCTGGGACTGGTCGCCGCCCTCGTGGTCGCGTACCTGATCGCGCAGCGGCGCCGGACGAAGTACGCCGTACGTTTCGCGACCCTCCCGATGCTGGAGAAGGTCGCGCCGCAGCGGCCCGGCTGGCGCCGGCACGCGCCGGCCGCGGCCTTCCTCGCCGCGCTCACCGTGCTGACGATCGCGATCGCGCGGCCGGTGGCCGACATCCGCGTCCCGCGTGAACGGGCGACGGTACTGGTCGCGATGGACGTGTCGAACTCGATGGCCGCGACCGACGTGGCGCCGAACCGCTTCGAGGTCGCCAAGCAGGCCGCGACGCAGTTCGTCGAGGAACTGCCGGAGCAGTTCAACGTCGGGCTGGTGTCGTTCGCGCGGACGGCGACCGTGGTGTCGGCGCCGAGCACCGACCATCAGGCGACCGTTGCCGCGATCAACAGTCTGCAGCTGAGCGACTCGACCGCAATCGGGGAGGCCGTGCTGACGGGCTTGCAGGCGGTGCGCACGATCGACCCCGAGGATCCGCCGCCGAGCCGGATCGTGCTGCTGTCCGACGGCGGCAACACCGCCGGCCGCCCGATCGACGAGGCCGCCGAGGCCGCCACGCAGGCCGGCGTACCGGTGTCGACGATCGCGTACGGCACCGCCGAGGGCACCGTGAACCTCGAAGGCCGCGACATCCCGGTGCCGGCCGACACCGAGGCCCTGCGAGGTCTCGCGGAGGCGACCAGCGGAAGCTTCTACGAGGCCGCGAGCGACGAGCAGCTCCGTGACGTGTACGCCGATCTGCAGTCGTCGATCGGCTGGACCACCGAACCGCGCGAGATCACCAACCTGGTAGCCGGAGGAGCCCTGGCCGCAGCCTTGCTCGCCGCCCTCGCCTCGTTGCTGTGGTTCTCCCGCCTCCCCTGA
- a CDS encoding MaoC/PaaZ C-terminal domain-containing protein, which produces MKVAERWFEDYEIGESRTTVGRTITEADIVLHAGQTGDFFPHHMDAEWMATQPAGQRIAHGTLILSVAVGMTAGDINPRSMSYGYDRIRFIKPVFIGDTITVTAEITEKSDHQRLAATHGYVHELVSVTNQRGDTVLVLTHLYLVDKRGPA; this is translated from the coding sequence ATGAAAGTCGCGGAACGCTGGTTCGAGGACTACGAAATCGGGGAGAGCCGGACCACCGTCGGCCGGACGATCACCGAGGCCGACATCGTGCTGCACGCGGGGCAGACCGGCGACTTCTTCCCGCACCACATGGACGCGGAGTGGATGGCGACCCAGCCGGCCGGGCAGCGGATCGCGCACGGGACGCTGATCCTGTCGGTCGCCGTCGGGATGACCGCGGGCGACATCAACCCGCGCTCGATGTCGTACGGGTACGACAGGATCCGGTTCATCAAACCGGTGTTCATCGGCGACACGATCACCGTGACCGCGGAGATCACCGAGAAGTCCGACCACCAGCGGCTGGCCGCGACCCACGGCTACGTGCACGAGCTGGTCAGCGTGACCAACCAGCGCGGCGATACCGTTCTCGTCCTCACCCACCTCTACCTGGTCGACAAGCGAGGCCCGGCATGA
- a CDS encoding HAMP domain-containing sensor histidine kinase, translated as MKLPPWAQTVRFRLTLTYSAVLIALSALLLGGLYVALTQILDPQPLNEIEVEKYWKDSSGKFHIKPGQVIRAAEISSMQDAVNYQTLQTLRNYSVAGMGALFLVSLGTGWWLSGRALRPVRRITATTQEITATDLSRRIALDGPKDELRNLADTVDDMLDRLESAFLAQRQLVDDASHELRNPLAVIQANVDAVLAHDDTPPQDRAQATAIVGRAIQRMTRLVEDLLASARRSSPAFVDADVDLAAIAGEAAEEHELLAADRELRVVRRLAPGPIAAGDASALRRAVDNLLSNAVRLARGGSELVVAVGSRNGWAWIAVRDEGPGIAAADADRVFDRFYRGGQQQLPATVPSTGQRRAGLGLAIVRQIAESHGGTVTLHSEVGVGSTFVIWLPERSLTNDTRRSPAPPDEDPLGPRR; from the coding sequence ATGAAACTCCCGCCCTGGGCCCAGACCGTCCGGTTCCGCCTGACGCTCACCTATTCCGCGGTGCTGATCGCGCTGTCGGCGCTGCTGCTCGGCGGTCTGTACGTCGCCCTGACGCAGATCCTCGACCCGCAACCGCTGAACGAGATCGAGGTCGAGAAGTATTGGAAGGATTCCAGCGGCAAGTTCCACATCAAGCCCGGCCAGGTGATCCGGGCTGCCGAGATCTCCAGCATGCAGGACGCGGTCAACTACCAGACTCTGCAGACGCTGCGGAACTACTCGGTCGCGGGCATGGGCGCCTTGTTCCTGGTCAGTCTCGGCACCGGCTGGTGGTTGTCCGGTCGCGCGCTGCGACCGGTACGCCGGATCACCGCGACCACCCAGGAGATCACCGCGACCGACCTGTCCCGGCGGATCGCCCTCGACGGCCCGAAGGACGAGCTGCGCAACCTGGCCGACACCGTCGACGACATGCTCGACCGGCTCGAGTCGGCGTTCCTTGCGCAACGGCAGCTCGTCGACGACGCGTCCCACGAGCTGCGCAACCCGCTCGCCGTCATCCAGGCGAACGTGGACGCCGTCCTCGCCCACGACGACACGCCGCCCCAGGACCGGGCGCAGGCGACCGCGATCGTGGGCCGCGCGATCCAGCGGATGACCCGGCTCGTCGAGGACCTGCTCGCGTCCGCGCGCCGTTCGTCACCGGCCTTCGTGGACGCCGACGTCGACCTCGCCGCGATCGCCGGTGAGGCCGCCGAGGAACACGAACTCCTCGCCGCGGACCGTGAGCTGCGGGTCGTACGACGCCTCGCGCCCGGGCCGATCGCCGCCGGTGACGCGTCCGCGCTGCGGCGCGCCGTGGACAACCTGCTCTCGAACGCGGTCCGGCTCGCCCGCGGCGGCAGCGAGCTCGTCGTGGCCGTCGGCAGCCGCAACGGCTGGGCGTGGATCGCCGTCCGCGACGAAGGTCCCGGGATCGCGGCGGCGGACGCCGACCGGGTGTTCGACCGGTTCTACCGCGGCGGTCAGCAGCAGCTTCCGGCGACGGTGCCGTCCACCGGGCAGCGCCGGGCCGGGCTCGGACTCGCCATCGTCCGGCAGATCGCCGAGTCGCACGGCGGCACCGTCACACTGCACTCCGAGGTCGGCGTGGGCAGCACGTTCGTCATCTGGCTGCCCGAGCGCTCGCTGACCAACGACACCAGGCGCTCCCCCGCGCCGCCGGACGAGGACCCGCTCGGTCCGCGGCGCTGA
- a CDS encoding MoxR family ATPase, which yields MTEAHVPRNAAQAPSAGVNAVLEHALFEVKRVVVGQDHLVERMLVGLLARGHCLLEGVPGVAKTLAVRTLAEVIGGRFARLQFTPDLVPGDIMGTRIWRPSTEGFDTELGPVFANLVLADEINRAPAKVQSALLEAMAEHQVSIGGTSYRLPEPFLVLATQNPIESDGVYALPEAQRDRFLLKITVDYPTPLEELTILQRMSAHRPHASAVLTPEQVAQLQEATEDVFVHNAVAEYVVRLVHATRAPEQYGIHDLAGVLEFGVSPRATLGLVAAGRALALLRGRDYVLPADVYDVALDVMAHRLVLTFDALADGVDPRAVVGRILHTIEQPHVVPADDAQGSAA from the coding sequence ATGACGGAGGCCCACGTCCCACGGAACGCGGCGCAGGCCCCGTCCGCCGGGGTCAACGCCGTGCTCGAGCACGCGTTGTTCGAGGTGAAGCGGGTCGTCGTCGGGCAGGACCACCTGGTCGAGCGGATGCTGGTCGGGCTGCTCGCCCGCGGCCACTGCCTGCTCGAAGGCGTGCCCGGCGTCGCCAAGACGCTCGCCGTCCGGACGCTGGCGGAGGTGATCGGCGGCCGGTTCGCCCGGCTGCAGTTCACCCCCGACCTGGTGCCCGGCGACATCATGGGTACCCGGATCTGGCGGCCGTCGACGGAGGGCTTCGACACCGAGCTCGGCCCGGTGTTCGCGAACCTCGTGCTCGCGGACGAGATCAACCGGGCGCCGGCGAAGGTGCAGTCGGCGCTGCTGGAGGCGATGGCCGAACACCAGGTCAGCATCGGCGGTACGTCGTACCGGCTGCCGGAACCGTTCCTGGTGCTGGCCACGCAGAACCCGATCGAGTCCGACGGCGTGTACGCGCTGCCCGAGGCGCAGCGGGACCGGTTCCTGCTGAAGATCACGGTCGACTACCCGACGCCGCTGGAGGAGCTGACGATCCTGCAGCGGATGAGCGCGCACCGCCCGCACGCGAGCGCCGTACTGACGCCGGAGCAGGTCGCACAGTTGCAGGAGGCAACGGAAGACGTCTTCGTCCACAACGCCGTGGCGGAGTACGTCGTCCGGCTCGTGCACGCGACCCGGGCGCCGGAGCAGTACGGGATCCACGACCTCGCCGGGGTGCTCGAGTTCGGCGTGAGCCCGCGGGCCACGCTGGGACTGGTCGCCGCCGGGCGGGCGCTGGCGTTGCTGCGCGGCCGCGACTACGTGCTGCCGGCCGACGTGTACGACGTGGCGCTCGACGTGATGGCGCACCGGCTGGTGCTGACCTTCGACGCGCTGGCCGACGGCGTCGACCCGCGCGCGGTGGTCGGCCGCATCCTGCACACGATCGAGCAGCCGCACGTGGTGCCTGCCGACGACGCACAGGGGTCGGCAGCGTGA